A genomic window from Marispirochaeta aestuarii includes:
- a CDS encoding anaerobic ribonucleoside-triphosphate reductase activating protein, with translation MIRRLGLVKTSLIDYPGKVAAVLFTPGCNFRCPYCHNPELVQGPVPEDFIAFDEILRFLEKRRPVLGGVVITGGEPLLHRNIGNLLTAIRELGLPVKIDTNGSFPEVLENLRPDFVAMDIKTSFSNYPRVLSPGAKAEELVEQIRRSLKILIQSGIPHQLRTTMVPGIVDEKDFDDIIPEVQGADSYLLSGYRNQRTLDSAWSDVDPYNPEVLEAVAQKLRSAGIPTKLRNN, from the coding sequence TTGATCCGTCGTCTGGGGCTGGTCAAAACCTCCCTAATTGATTACCCCGGCAAGGTGGCTGCAGTCCTCTTTACGCCGGGGTGTAATTTTCGCTGTCCCTACTGTCACAATCCTGAACTCGTCCAGGGACCTGTTCCGGAGGATTTTATCGCCTTTGACGAGATCCTCAGGTTTCTGGAAAAGCGGCGCCCCGTGCTGGGGGGGGTTGTGATTACCGGGGGGGAACCTCTGCTGCACCGGAATATCGGGAATCTTCTCACGGCAATACGGGAGCTCGGATTGCCGGTAAAAATCGATACCAACGGAAGTTTTCCCGAAGTGCTGGAGAATCTCAGGCCTGACTTTGTCGCCATGGATATCAAGACATCTTTCTCCAACTACCCCAGGGTTCTGTCTCCGGGTGCGAAGGCGGAAGAACTGGTAGAACAGATACGGAGGAGCCTGAAAATCCTGATCCAGAGCGGGATACCCCATCAGCTCCGGACAACCATGGTCCCTGGCATCGTGGATGAGAAGGATTTCGACGACATTATCCCCGAGGTGCAGGGGGCGGACTCTTACCTTCTGTCGGGATACAGAAACCAGCGAACTCTGGACAGTGCCTGGAGCGATGTAGACCCCTACAACCCCGAGGTCCTCGAAGCCGTTGCACAGAAGCTTCGATCGGCAGGGATACCCACGAAGCTGCGGAACAATTAA
- the nrdD gene encoding anaerobic ribonucleoside-triphosphate reductase produces the protein MKEKPDSTMTIEQIDREIERLNREVKDVRGRQTEVYTRIVGYYRSVKNWNRGKREEYNHRRTFELPGEYAEKAQLAGTKDEIRRRIDGDQKQSGEALDLNNIASYQYFFRTTCPNCPPVRTYLAELGFPGSEINVDMDEGFELAGELAVCATPTVIFRDSAGNEVLRSANLQELLRTFNKERAAG, from the coding sequence ATGAAGGAAAAACCGGACAGCACAATGACAATTGAACAGATCGACAGAGAGATAGAAAGACTGAACAGAGAAGTCAAAGACGTCAGAGGCCGTCAGACAGAGGTCTATACCCGGATCGTCGGATACTACCGCTCGGTAAAAAACTGGAACCGGGGCAAACGGGAGGAGTACAACCACCGACGGACCTTCGAGCTCCCCGGGGAGTACGCGGAAAAAGCGCAGCTTGCTGGAACTAAAGACGAAATCCGCCGCCGTATCGACGGGGATCAGAAGCAGTCCGGAGAGGCCTTGGATCTTAACAATATAGCCTCCTATCAGTATTTCTTCCGCACTACCTGCCCGAACTGTCCACCCGTCAGGACATATCTTGCGGAACTCGGCTTTCCGGGAAGCGAGATCAATGTGGACATGGATGAAGGTTTTGAACTGGCGGGAGAACTTGCGGTCTGTGCTACCCCGACGGTAATCTTCCGGGATTCCGCGGGCAACGAAGTCCTGCGCAGTGCAAATCTCCAGGAACTTCTCAGGACTTTCAATAAAGAACGGGCGGCCGGTTGA